The genomic stretch AAACTGTAGACTATGTAAACTTGCCACAGGTAGCACTGAAGAAAGTAGCGCAAGCCTGCAAGAGTCATCATTGGAATATGTAAATATGGCATTTGGGGTATCAAAGTGATGGTCAGGGGTTGTTGGAAATGTATCCAGATATCTGATCGAATATCAGGCTGAGGTGGGGTATATGTCGTAGTGGGGATTGAAAGTATGCGCCGATGCCTGCATATAAAAACGCCATGGAAAAGTGATAAAGAATAATCATGCCTAACGCGACAGATCGAGGTGACCGTATGCGCGGCGCTTCCTTCTCTTACTTGCCAGCTGAGGAGTCCAAATCCCGCTGAACAGGTCCTCACATTCATCTTCGTCCTGCGAGTCAAATTCAACATCTTCATCTTTGGTCTCATTCACCATGCCGTTGTCCTCTTCCTCCATATCCTGCTCCCACTCGGCTCCTTTGACAATTCTCTTTGTCTCCAGTATGTACTTGCCAACCTTGTACTTCTGGCTATCCTCGGCAGCATCCACATACTTCCAGCCCAACACGCTACCGCAGCTACGGCAGCTTATGTCAGACACGGTGTGAGCTCCCGTGACTAGCTGACGCGGCTGAGCTTTGTGTGTGAGTGTATTTGGTAAACTTCCATCTGACCAGCCAGTCGCGGACATGTTGCCACCCGGAAGGAAAGTAGATGCCGATGGGGGGCTGACAAGGTATGCTCGGCCATGTCTACCAGTGAAGCCTTTGCTTATGATGGACGACGTAGGTACAAGGTCTACGAGACACTTTTGGCAGCGAAGGTGCGATGTCGGTCGCGTTGCCAGGAAGCTTGTTGGTTGTGGCGGTGAAGACGATGGTGAGGGTGTCGTCGAGTTTGTGGCATCGCTGACAGCAGAGCTCCGACGCCGGCGAAAGGGCAGGCTCGGAAAGAGATAAAGCGGAAAGGGGGATGTTGGTGAATTCAAGTTTAACATGGTGCGCTATCTGTTCTGTGAAAGGATATGACAGAGGCTCCCCTGAAGAGGTTTGCCCTCTCCCTTGCGGGCTTTGTCAACGCGATCGCGTTGATGACGTGAGAAAGACGGAGGATAATGTACGGTAAGGTAGCAGTAGCGATAAGGACGCCACAGCCGAGGAGCGGGGCAGGGGTGGATGATGCACCTCAAACGTTTGACAATCACCCCTCACACACTTTCTGACCGTCAAGAGAGTCGGTTTTGCAAAGAAGGCAGCGGGGACCTGAAGAAAGTAGAGAGAAGAGAGGAAGGTAAATGCTTGCAGGTCATGGTTTTGATTCAGCCGCAAGCCGCTGTCCAATCTTGGTGAGTCCTCAGATCATGCGCTCGATTATTCCCAGCATGCCGTCACGAGATGCGCTGGCTTCGCTGTCCGCGCCCGCATGGCCTTATTGGAACCAACAGACCCTGCAGATACATTACCGTGGGTTTGCGATAATCATTGCATGCGCCTAGCAAACATGTTGAGGTGGTTACATCCTTGCCACGACCACCGCAGGCGCTACTGTTGTAAGTAGTGGCGTGTTTGACAACAATGGCAAGCTCCTGCACGATCAATGTTGTCTCCAACTTCCATTTCAATCTTTCTGTCTGAGTCTACTTTCCTATACGTCGTGTCCAAGGTTCCTTCTTTGTATGGTCAAACATCGAACCACAACTTCATGTTGCCCACCATGTCCCACCCTTCTTCTTGCATAGACCTTCTGCGATACTCGCAGTGTCTATCCAACATTGTTACTGCGCTCAAGTACTAGTATTGATTACCCACGAACCATCCGAGCTACCAAGATAATGCCTCTCGTCCAATCGGGAAAAAGAAAGGATGCTCACAATGCTCTCCAGCTGTCCCGCGATAAGGGCAAGGTGCGTGTCATTGAACGATCTGCAGCACTGCTTTCCTCAATGGCCGGTGGCTTGTCAAAGAACCCACCTTCGCGCAGCAATACTCCAGTTGGTCGCACCTTTACCAACCTTCGCCGTGGAAACCTCAAGCTCTTCTCCATCTTCCGAAATGGCAAGAGTATGTAGTCCAGTCACCTTACCTGAACTGCTACTGAACACTTGAAGGTTCTATTCCAAGCTCTGGGGATGCTAGGTCTACCAGCATCAGCTTAGTTAGGAACA from Pyrenophora tritici-repentis strain M4 chromosome 1, whole genome shotgun sequence encodes the following:
- a CDS encoding Yippee zinc-binding protein, which encodes MLNLNSPTSPFPLYLFPSLPFRRRRSSAVSDATNSTTPSPSSSPPQPTSFLATRPTSHLRCQKCLVDLVPTSSIISKGFTGRHGRAYLVSPPSASTFLPGGNMSATGWSDGSLPNTLTHKAQPRQLVTGAHTVSDISCRSCGSVLGWKYVDAAEDSQKYKVGKYILETKRIVKGAEWEQDMEEEDNGMVNETKDEDVEFDSQDEDECEDLFSGIWTPQLASKRRKRRAYGHLDLSR